One window of Perca flavescens isolate YP-PL-M2 chromosome 6, PFLA_1.0, whole genome shotgun sequence genomic DNA carries:
- the tmem106ba gene encoding transmembrane protein 106Ba, whose protein sequence is MGKFHSHLAHPKDESQDALTASGEYRDGEEDGKNGDVSQFPYVEFTGRDSVTCPTCQGTGRIPRGQENQLVALIPYSDQRLRPSRTKLYVTISVVLCLLLSGLAVFFLFPRSIDVSYVGVKSAYVSYDLEKRIVYLNITSTLNITNNNYYTISVTNITAQVQFSKTVIGKAKFNNSSVIIPLDERQIDYTVPTTIADEMSYMFDYCTLPTIKVHNIVVMMQVTVTTSYFGHAEQVSQEMYQYVDCGGNTTSLHGHVQVYK, encoded by the exons ATGGGCAAGTTCCATTCTCACTTGGCCCACCCCAAAGACGAGAGTCAGGACGCACTGACTGCTTCTGGAGAGTACAGAGACGGCGAGGAGGATGGAAAGAACGGAGACGTATCTCAGTTCCCCTACGTGGAGTTCACTGGACGGGACAGCGTCACGTGCCCGACATGTCAGGGCACCGGCAGAATACCAAGAG GTCAAGAGAATCAGCTCGTAGCTCTGATTCCATACAGCGACCAAAGGCTCAGGCCGAGCAGGAC AAAGCTGTATGTCACAATATCAGTGGTACTTTGCCTGCTGCTGTCTGGCCTGGCTGTTTTCTTCCTATTCCCTCGCTCTATTGATGTCTCCTATGTGGGAGTGAAGTCCGCCTACGTCTCCTATGACTTGGAGAAACGCATTGTCTATCTCAACATCACA AGCACTCTGAACATCACCAATAACAACTACTACACCATATCTGTGACCAACATCACAGCCCAAGTGCAATTCTCCAAGACGGTGATAGGGAAGGCCAAGTTCAACAACAGCTCAGTGATCATACCACTGGATGAACGGCAG ATTGACTACACAGTTCCCACCACCATCGCTGATGAGATGAGTTATATGTT TGACTACTGCACCTTGCCAACCATTAAAGTTCACAACATAGTGGTCATGATGCA GGTGACGGTGACTACGTCATACTTTGGCCACGCGGAGCAGGTCTCCCAGGAGATGTACCAGTATGTGGACTGTGGGGGGAACACCACCTCCTTGCATGGACATGTGCAGGTCTACAAATAA